One part of the Candidatus Dormiibacterota bacterium genome encodes these proteins:
- a CDS encoding SDR family oxidoreductase, giving the protein MGKLDGKVAVITGGSSGMALAGARLFVEEGAHVFISGRRQEALDEAAELIGRNVTGVQGDSANLADLDRLFDAVKQEKGAIDVLWASAGMGQEGKLGEITEQHFDATFGLNARGTLFTVQKALPLFNDGGSIFMTGSNASLKGYPFWSVYAASKAVLHAYARVWLYELKDRRIRVNVLTPGQTATPKQEELFDQETKRQFESLIPRGEMGRPEEIATVALFLASDDSTYVNGMELVVDGGTSAI; this is encoded by the coding sequence GTGGGAAAGCTTGATGGCAAGGTAGCGGTGATCACGGGTGGATCAAGCGGTATGGCGCTGGCCGGTGCCAGGTTGTTCGTTGAAGAAGGAGCTCACGTCTTCATCTCGGGTCGGCGGCAGGAAGCGCTGGACGAAGCCGCCGAGCTGATCGGCCGAAACGTGACCGGTGTACAGGGCGATTCGGCCAATCTGGCGGATCTGGACCGTTTGTTCGACGCGGTCAAGCAGGAAAAGGGCGCCATCGACGTGTTGTGGGCAAGTGCCGGGATGGGCCAGGAGGGCAAGCTCGGCGAGATCACCGAGCAGCACTTCGATGCCACCTTTGGGCTGAACGCGCGCGGCACGCTCTTCACGGTGCAGAAGGCATTGCCGCTGTTCAACGACGGTGGCTCGATCTTCATGACTGGGTCGAACGCTTCGCTGAAGGGCTATCCGTTCTGGAGTGTGTATGCGGCGAGCAAGGCGGTGCTGCACGCCTACGCCCGCGTGTGGTTGTACGAGTTGAAGGACAGGCGGATCCGGGTGAACGTGCTGACCCCGGGGCAGACCGCCACGCCGAAGCAGGAGGAGTTGTTCGACCAGGAGACGAAGCGGCAGTTCGAATCGCTGATCCCACGGGGAGAGATGGGCCGCCCTGAGGAGATCGCGACGGTCGCATTGTTCCTCGCCTCGGACGACTCGACGTACGTGAACGGTATGGAGCTGGTTGTCGACGGCGGCACCTCGGCGATCTGA